In Engraulis encrasicolus isolate BLACKSEA-1 chromosome 2, IST_EnEncr_1.0, whole genome shotgun sequence, the sequence GCCTCTTCAAGAAGCTGGGCTTCAACGAGGTAAACCACACAGTGTTCagcctttttgtgtgtttgtgcatgtgtgtgtgtgtgggggcgtgtgtgtgtgtgtgtgtgtgtgtgtgctgcctgagTGAGGTGTTTAGGGAGCTaatggtttgtgtatgtgtgtgtgtgtgtgtgtgtgtgtgtgtgtgtgagctctctATGAGTGAGGTGTTTAGGGagctaataatgtgtgtgtgtgtgtgtgtgtgtgtgtgtgtgtgtgtgtgtgtgtgtgtgtgtgtgtgtgtgtgtgtgtgtgtgtgtgtgtgtgtgtgtgtgtgtgtgtgtgtcagctctccATGAGTGAGGTGTTTAGGGAGGTGACGCTCGGGATGAACGTGAACGCGGCGAAGCGATCGCTGTTGCTGGGCAATACGGACTTCATGAAGGAGCTGGAGTACGCCACGTCCAGGGACAGCCGACACTGAGTCATGTGACACGGGGCAGCCAATCACCTCTAGTCTTcagaggcctatactacaaagctggttcaggagtaaaccaggttaagttcagaggtaaatcatcctgaaccagctttgtagtataggccccttgtCACATGATCAAGGGATGGCCAATCAACTTCATTCTTCAGGCCCCATGACCATGCAAAATAATTGTCTACTAGAGAAGGATAATTCAAACTcagcccacccaatgcaaaggagtgtcacagtgggtttacatacagtgttgaatctcgccctccaacccgtgcctgcagttcacctagggagcactgtcgagacagcagagctcataaggctggcgctaataacttgacattgtgctcgctgtcggctgaaacttgacaatattactgtaagttctgagaaaccaatgtggattttaatgaaatgtacaataacctgggagttatgtccttctgatttcctacagctttggcatttatgagtcaggctccgctatcatcttgctaacaaaattgctttacggccgtcgtgatcacagcaatgcagccggccgaccaatccaaacggagtgtgtgaagccactcctgacgtcatattgacaataaagtcgtattttacaaagatccagcgagtttaaacattcaaactaagtgctgtttgaaaggataatctatcctgccctttggaaaaataaattgaaacgatgataccaattctctcccaaagcaatggcagcatcgtggttgagctccatgggaccccattcatttcaacagcctctgcgctccttggcgctcctctgcgctgtctggatggcgccacttagtggacagtaccacccggaaaaagtcgcgagattcctctctcgtactacccataaacactctctgggagtgtgctcaagtttgctCTCCTtaaggggcgttgtcccctccttcttggtctccttctgtggtgtttggtggcggcttgcacaagatgtgcgcactaccgccatctacagcgctaagggaactccatttattctcaacctgaagtCTCCAAAGGTTtgctaaccgaaggtctcctaaaggtgcgttcacctgacatcatgAAATCATGAGCCTGaaatatcttactctactagatgaTTCTTTGACCATACGGTGGAAATAACCTTCGCTCTTCAGGTCACATGATCTGTAAATGGCCAATCGCCTTCACTCTTTAGATCATGTGATCTGGGGATGTTTATTTCTGTAAGGAGTTGCTCACCAGTGACTTTTTAAGCCCAAAGCCTCgttttgcaacacacacacgcacatacacacacacacacacacacacacacacactagcaagcatactctctctctctctctctctctctctctctctctctctctcacacacccacacactcacactcacacacacacacacacacacacacgtaaatctCAAGCCTGCCGAAAAGGACGAGTCCTCCTCTGACCAATCATGAAGTTAAGTTCTACAGTAACTGAAGTCTCTGTAGATCAGTAACATTAAGTAACTTTTATTATTTGCTTTTTTAGATAAAGTATTATGCATGTTACCAGCTCTGGCTCCAACAATAATAGCAAAGCCGCTGTCTAAGATTTGTGAAGCACAAATAAAGCTTTTACAAATATCATTAAACATGTGTTTTACTGTATAGAGTTCAACTATCTGTCTGTCAACTGTCTGTCttaacacacacacctgcgtttGGCTTTATCCATGAGTTGGGCGTCAAGTCAGtttttgggacacacacacacacgcacgcgcacacacacacacacacacacacacacacacacacacacacacacacacacacacacacacacacacacacagattaccgCACGGGCCTACTTTTCGATTTTTAACGCCCATTTATTTTGATTTGTCACACTAGTTGAAAGGGTACATTACACTCCATAGAAATTGACACCTTGCACACAGTGCAAGAAGGGAGGAACCCTCTCCTTCACAACATGTTTACCACTTGAAGATGAGTCTACTAATATCATCATGAACTGCCCAGAGTCCTATGACAACACCATTCTCatagtgcacttttaacaactgtacacattgggtgcatcccaatatgtgaccttgcctcctccacttgcctcctccacttgcttctcgtcatgatgacatcactgacaacagcattatatttcagtatcttgcaaaagctcagttgtaaagtctttttctcatttgcaattgggatggtgaatgaaaaacagtccctcaaaagttgttgtggcgaggctgacagctgggaaactttatcgttttctccacggaggaggggccaggaggcgggatgaggagacaagcacaagtggaggaggcaaggacacatattgggatgcacccattgtcTTTGGGGACAAACCCCTGAACCCCCAACAGTATTCAGTAAGATAGGATCCATCTTTTTTTTTGGTAAACTGACAATTCTCATGGAAGGggtggctttcttgttgtctggcccgggGCCCATTGAGTCATAATCCACGCCTGCAGGGGAGGATGGGTATTGATATGATACCACTGACACCATGTTAGGTAGGAGGATGGGTATTAGTATGATACCACACACACCGTGTTAGGTAGGAGGATGGGTATTGATATGATGCCACTGACACCATGTTAGGTAGGAGGACGGGTATTAGTATGATACCACACACACCGTGTTAGGTAGGAGGATGGGTATTGATATGATGCCACAGACACCatattagcagagagagtagagagagagagaggttccattggcccattgtttcctggttctattatggcccccttaggcagacctaggcagacctaaggactgttctattcattgtaggagcattatgacacacccctttaggcagaccggaacctggtcgcttaggtgcccatagaaacctattatgttggcatatctctatacttaaagaatctctgatattagGCAGGAGGACGGGTATTGATCTGATGCCACTTACACCATATTACAGTAGGCAGCAGGACGGGTATTGATCTGATACTGACACCAGATTAGGTAGGAGGATGGATATTGATATGACACCATTATTACCATTTTTGGTTTGAAAACGAGCTCTTTTGATAAATAGGTGGCTCCCTCATTCTGAATGAGCTCTCAGAGACAGAGcaatatattcatgaaaaagatcagATGTGTGAACTTGTGGCCAAGGGCACAGCAgggttcttaaaggtgcactgtgtagaatgtggccagttTATTTTATTACAGTACCGGTACATCAATTTCAAATgactgtgcacagtgtgcagtcATTTGCTGTCCCTTAGCGCAGTGAagccatacttgcgtggccatcagcacatcaaAACTTTCGTTTAGGGGGTGCGTGACCTACATTGAAATGTataagggggtgcacagggaaagaagtttgggaaccgctactGTGGATGATAAAGAAGGGTTTCTCAAACTGGGGAGCGTGGACTAccacaagggggtgcacaagctgaatagagcaatagcggatgtgtgtttttatagccTACAGCATTAAAAACCCCtcaatgcagtggttcccaactttgTTTTGGCATGGGGCCACATTtggacatcccaaatttctgaggACCCCAATCACATTTTCTCACAACAAAAATGAACGCATGACTGAGTTATGACAGTCTAAGATTGTACATGgtatttcatattcatattcatagatgaatagttttttttaatattaatTACGGTAataatatttatcagtattcttttttcacacactttcagacattccAGGCAACCCCATTTTAAGTCCAAGCGACCCCAAATGGTGAAAAACACCGCCTTAATGTaagccgtacctccagtggcacgctgtagtcattgaaaagttaactacaataGCACTGCAatagtatgacataacacagggcctttagtaatgcactacaacttggtcattgccattctggtaacagctaatttataacaccgtgtcttaacgggttaatgaacattaaccccttaagacgcggctttatacatttgttgttaccagtatggtaatgaccaagtcgtggtgcattactaaagagcctgtgttgtgtcatagtattgtagtgcaatggtaggtacatttcaatgtctattacagcgtgccactggaggtatggcgcgcattaaggggctacgtagtTTTTAATaatatggtgaattgtatgctggagggGTCCATGTGAAGTAAAatgtataactcctagacttgtcattcGAAAAGTTCTATTGAAATGATGACAGAAAAAATCCCTGCCAGgactattggaaatgaggattccccaaagtGACGGTGTATAATGTGTGTTGATTTGCTGTACCATAGCATAGCATATCATCAGCACACTAAAACATTCGGTTAGGGCAGGGGTGTGGAAACTTgtccattcgaagggccactttaacgtcctccaagggccatcaAAGTCCGCCGAGGGCAGTGATATGAGCataaactaggatttccccctgcactgatGGCAGCCAGCTTAAAAACAGACCCGACctcttggtcccctgaatataactttgtTAACCCTGAATAAtactaattgtattgcaaatgcaatttctatgTGTTAttccatgtgaagctgcataacattgaaattatgtagGGGGCTGGACAAAACTGCTTCagtaaacagccctcgagacataggttcccagcCCCAGGCTAAGGGGTtgtgcaaaccacattgaaatgtacaagggggtgcgcaggtgAAAACGTTTTTGCTGTGATAAATCATTAATTACACCTTTAATGACCTGTCCAAAATTTCTGGACAAATCCtcattttccataacttttccagggcCTTGGAAATTGAATTTTAAAATTCCaaaacttttccaggtttttcatgactgTAGGAACCCTGAGCGCATTTCAGTGGGTTCAGTTGTCATTGTtagatgtatgatgttcattatgtccaACCTTTACATCAATTCTTTAAGTGGCatggaggtcacacctccacaacatcagctgttttacaCGTCACACTTCAACACTCGTGACCTAATGAAGGTGGAAGACTcaacgtcgaaacatgtcagcttAAAGATGAAacatttacatgtctgaaacaaaggaaaTTTAAAGAACTGTCGTCATTGTTATTTGAAAAGGGAAAACAGCTGTGACACTAAATTAAGAGTTTATGTACAAAACGGTgtgtctccattttgtagaatgttgggaaattgacatttttgtattggacattccattgcattgcaaaattattttttataaaggttgaaaaagtatgttataaaaatttgaatggcaagaattcacacataggagATAGGTCGTCTGATTTTGGTTTTTGTTGCATGCCTTGTGCTTCTATTGcttttagtttttattttgtttcatgcggttttgtgttttttttatgttactttactgtacagcacattgaattgattttatgtatgaaatgtgctatacaaataaaattgccttgccttgccttgatttttcagtaataaaatgcaaaagtcaaaaatggtggatgcaccgttttgcaaatGTCTTCCGCTACAGTCTTCCTCTCCACAGGTACCATTCTCCAAAATAAAGACCCCAAGGAATCAGATTCTAGCTCTCTTTAGAAAGTAGTCAGGCGTTTATTCATTGAAGTCAGTTGAAGCAAGCGGGTGTGTGAGTActgacaagtgtgtgtttgtatgtgtgtgtctgtgagcgtgagTGCTTACGgcaagcgtgtgtatgtgtgtatgtgtgtgtgtgtgtgtacagagatgATTCAaaggcgaacacacacacttcttcttccCTGAAGCTGCAATccctaatgcacgcacacacgcacgcaccatggCTTATGACAGATACAGGACAAGGACCAGAgttacatgtggacacacacacaggtacgcacacgcgtactacgcacgcacgcgcacacacacacacataacactacaccacaccacactgaggGCTGTTCAGCAGCAGGGGTCTCAGCCACAGTCTGTTTGGCATGTTGCTAGGGTGAATGGGCGGcatcttttctgattggctgttggACAGGACACGTAACCACTGGCAACAGTAGGTACGGGATGGCAGAGCGAGGGCCAATGGGAGGCCAGCAAGCGCACGTCAGCAGGAGAGGGTCCACTGTGATTGGTTAAAACCAGTacgaggaaggggaagggggagggacaATTCCATAGGAACTTACACTGACGCCATCACGCCTCCATCCCCACAGCCACATCCATTTAGAGGTAAGAGCCCACCCACTGGCCACAAGCTGTCAGCTGATTGGCCAGGACAAGTCCCTTTGAACTTTGAGTGACAAGAGGAGGGGGCCTAGGAGCCTAGAGGTGCATTCAATTATtcaaactcccgtcctccacctgtgccTTCGCTggagaaaacaaaacattaaagTTTCAGCCCAgctatcagcctagccacaacaacttttaggatttttccccccattcaacatcctgattgcaaaagagaaattgacctttgaattgcgcttttgtgagatatGGAATCAAACTTGTGATGtcttgtgacgtcatcacaaggccacaagcacaagggaggacaggagtgtggATAACGGGAGCAACCCCATATGTGATGTTACAGcaaagaatcgtctagtagaGAAAGGTCATTCAAACTCCGCCcggcccatccaatgcaaaggagtgtgctcaagttcggtctccgaAGGGGGcggtgtcccctcctccttcttctctttctgtggcatttggtgactgcttgcataagatgtgcgctaccgccaccTACAGCGCTAACTCCCGCTAAGGGAACTGACTTTATTCTCAACCGTTataaaaggtctcctaaccgaaggtctcctaaccgaaggtctccaaaggtctcctaaccgaaggtctcctaaccgaaggtctcctaaccgaaggtctcctaacggGGCGTtgacctgacgtcacatggatcccagaaacgtgcgagcctgaagtatcttactctagtacagtgtttcccaaccaggggtacgtgtaccactaggggtacgcgagcacacaacagggggtacttggaaaaatttaattttaactaATGCATggtgcatagtcacactgcattaAAGAAGGTGCTGTAAAACATGAGTTTGGGGGTaatcatggcacaacgaaaaggcttagggggtacatgacgcaaaaaaggttgggaaacactgctctagtagaCGATTCTTTGGTTACAGGCTacaggtggagggggtggggcatGGCTGCTGATTGACGGGTGATGTCACAAGAGGAGGAGGGGCCTGCAGCAGTGAGGGCGGAGATCTTCAATGTGATTGGCTGAGATCCACTGAATTTGTGACGGTGCAAAaagccatcacatcacatctgatCAAACTGATGCAGTGTACATGAACGCTGAAAGctgcaatgcattctggttactAGAAATCGtcacatgtgcatgtacagtgcACTGCATGGATTTGATATGAATTGATCAATTTTTGGTTCCATCACAACAAGCACAGCTCATTGGCTGCAGCAGCTGCTGTCCCCTCTCGTGATTGGCCAGTTCTATGAGGAGTGGGTGTGTCCGGGGGAGATCTTCTGCATAATTGGCTGGAGCAGCTCCTGGCCCTCGGCCCATTGGACGGCATCCTGGAGTAGCGTCCGCAGCGGTACACACACCGGTTCGTCGCGCAGTGCGGtcacgtggcacacacacacgctcacgcacgcgcccagcagcagcagcaggaagaggCGCAGCAGCAGCCGCCACACCGACCAACCAGAACGCACCGCCACTGCAGACTCCGCCTTCTTCTTCTCTGTGATTGGACAGaacacagggagacagacaggtcagaatacaggcagacaggtaggtcaggatacagggagacagacagacaggtcaggatacagagagagacacagacaggtcaggatacagggagacagacagacaggtcaggatacagggagagacagacaggtcagaACACAGGGAAACAGACAGGTCAGAAGTaacacagggagacagacaggtcagaagtaacacagggagacagacaggtcagaatacagggagacagacaggtcaGAAGTAACACAAGGAGACAGACAGGTCAGGACGTATGAAATGATCAACGTTTGTGATTGAGCAGAtgtctgctcctcttctcctctgccacatgcacacgcacactcctcctcctcctccgttgctTTGTGTACCTGCGTTGgcggctgctctcctctccttcctctcctctctcctcttcctctgctacacacacacacacacacacacacacacacacacacacacacacacacacacgcacacacacacacactcctctacacacctGCGTTGgcggcagctctcctctccttcctctcctctctcctcttcctctgcgtcTCCTGCTGTGCGAGGGCTGCCTGCTGGGCTTCgtactccctcctcttcctctccttctcctccgcctTCTCCTTCTTACGCACCTCCTTCTCACGCGCCTCCTGCTCTCGCAGTTTGGCCTCCCGCTTCAGCTCCAACTCTATAGGAAGAGATATACAttaggtgtgagagagagggagagagagagagagagagagagagagggagagggagagggtgtgggtgtgtctttgtgtgtgtgtgcgtgtgtatgtgtacgcgcgcgtgtgaaagagagagagagagagggagagtgtgtgtgtgtgtgtgtgtgtgtgtgtgtgtgtgtgtgtgtgtgtgtgtgtgtgtgtgtgtgtgtgtgtgagagagagagagagagggggagtgcatgcgtgtgtgtgtgtgtgtgtgagtgcgtgtttgtgtgtgtgtgtgtttgtgtgtgtgtgtgagtgcgagtgtgtgtgtgtgtgtgtgtgtgtgtgagtgcgtcgtCCTCACCTCTCTGTCTGAGTAGGCGTTTCTCTGTCAGTTTGTCGGCCTCCTCTTGTAGCACTCTCATATGTTGaagcacctacacacaaacacaaacacacacacacacacacacacacacacacacacacacacacacacacacacacacacacacacacaccacgtaagATTTCTCCCTGACCCTTCTCCATTGTGTTTGTGATGTGATTGCTGAGATAACTGAGTGTCActggtctgagagagagagagagtgttgatgAGTGAATAGGTTTGATAGTGAACAACAGACATAGATAGTGTGCGATGAGATGACTGTAGAAAGAGAGTCTAATAGTGTaagatacgagagagagagagagagagagagagagagagagagagagagagagagataaagagagagagatataaagagagagagagagagcttaggtGTGTCTGCCTTACTTgattaggatgtgtgtgtgtgtgtgtgtgtgtgtgtgtgtgtgtgtgtgtgtgtgtgtgtgtgtgtgaccatgttagCACACTGTCTGcactgcttggtgtgtgtgtgtgtgtgtgtgtgtgtgtgtgtgtgtgtgtgtgtgtgtgtgtgtgtgtgtgtgtgtgtgtgtgtgaccatgttagCACACTGTCTGcactgcttggtgtgtgtgtgtgtgtgtgtgtgtgtgtgtgtgtgtgtgtgtgtgtgtgtgtgtgtgtgtgtgtgtgtgtgtgtgtgtctcaccatgtTGGCACACTGTCTGCACTGCTTGTCGTCTAGACAGTCTCCGGCCACTTTAGCCAGCGGAGCCTCCAGAGGGTTGTCCTTCAGATCCAGCCATCGcagactctacacacacacgcacgcacacacacagacacgcacacaccacacgcgcacacacacaaacacacacacgcacgcgcacacacacacacacacacacgcacgcgcacgcgcacgcacacaccacacgcacaggAAAAACAGTTATGGTCATTTATAGATGCACTTATTCTTTGCATTACAGTGTATATGAGTTGGTTTGCATGAACGTTGATttagaaagtgtatgtgtgtgtgtgtgtgtgtgtgtgtgtgtgtgtgtgtgtgtgtgtgtgtgtgtgtgtgtgtgtgtgtgtgtgtgtgtgtgtgtgtgtgtgtgtgtgtgtgtgtgtgtgtgtgtaccctcagCTG encodes:
- the lrrc59 gene encoding leucine-rich repeat-containing protein 59, with protein sequence MKVKAKFENIRDKIDGNEVDLSLCNLTEVPVRELAAFPKATSLDLSCNNLITLAPEFCSLVHLTRIDLSKNQLYSLPEDMGQLTSLQHLDLFQNKLITLPVSFSQLRSLRWLDLKDNPLEAPLAKVAGDCLDDKQCRQCANMVLQHMRVLQEEADKLTEKRLLRQRELELKREAKLREQEAREKEVRKKEKAEEKERKRREYEAQQAALAQQETQRKRREERKERRAAANAEKKKAESAVAVRSGWSVWRLLLRLFLLLLLGACVSVCVCHVTALRDEPVCVPLRTLLQDAVQWAEGQELLQPIMQKISPGHTHSS